In Legionella cincinnatiensis, the DNA window AAAGTATGCGCAAACTCAGCTTCCAGTGTCTTTTGGTTTTGCAACAAAAAGGTATAACCTATATGATTTGCTCGGTTTTCTACCTTTTCAATTTTATTGATTACCATATCGGTTTTAGGAAGTTGTAGAAAAAACTGGTTTTTATCGCTTTTAAAGGCCATATTTTGCTTTGAATAAACCACTCTAAACCTCACAAAAAATATACAGTAAGTATCGTACGTTATCATTTGATTTTGATTTTGACAAGATATTTATGTATGTTTTTATTACACAATGTTTTCAAAAAATATATACACCACTAGCTCATCATATGATCTATATTTAAAGAAACAGAAGAGGATATAAAAATAATCAGTGCAAGAAACACATGTGCAGTAAGTATTCATGGGATGTTTTGTCATTGCACTCAAAATATGACCATGTAACCGTTTATCTCATTAATTAGGTATATGAATGAATGATTTTGGCTTAGCGCTTGAGCCCTTAATATGATGATTTATTTACCAATACAAAAGCTTGAAAAAATACGCCCTAATAAATCATCAGAACTGAATTCACCCGTTATTTCGCATAACGTTTGATGAGCAAGACGCAAATCTTCTGCAAGTAATTCTCCAGCTCGATGTTCTGCCAATTGTTGTTGTCCCATAAGAAGTATATTTTTTGCCTTATCTAATGCTTGAAGATGGCGTCTTCTTGCAAGAAATTGTCCTTCATTAGGTTGATAACCTACAACTTGTTTGATCAATTGTTTTAAGGCATCAATTCCTTCACCAGACTTTGCACAGAGGTATACTGAATGATTTTGCACTTGTGCACAGCGACCTAATGTGTCAATTTTATTAAATAAAGTAATAATAGGAACTTCTTCCGGTAAAGCAGTTCGAATTTCTTGGGTTAAATCGTAATGATGTTCTAAATCATTAATGTCAACAACTAATAAAACACAATCCGCTTTTTTTAATTCTTGCCAAGCTCGTTTGATTCCTTCTTTCTCCACTAAATCTTCAGACTCTCGTAAGCCAGCGGTATCAATTATGTGTAAAGGAATATCATCCAATAAAATGTGTTCTCGCATTACATCGCGAGTAGTTCCTGCGATTTCAGTAACGATGGCTACATCTCGCCCTGCTAAGCAATTAATTAAAGTTGACTTACCTGCATTAGGTCTTCCAGCAATAACGACAGATAATCCCTCGCGTAAAATAACGCCTTGATTCGCCTGAGAACGTATGGCATCTAATTGGGCTAATATGTTTTGTAACAATTGAGCAACTTTACCATCATTAAGAAAATCAATTTCTTCTTCTGGAAAATCAATTGCGGCTTCAACATACAAACGTAGATGTATGATCTGCTCATTTAACTGAGTAATTTTAGAAGAAAACTCTCCCTGCAATGATTTAAATGCCATTCTTGCCGCTGTTTGTGAACT includes these proteins:
- the mnmE gene encoding tRNA uridine-5-carboxymethylaminomethyl(34) synthesis GTPase MnmE translates to MFTETIVAIATPSGRGGVGILRLSGPQAYSIAVSLNGNKALQPRLATFCSFYACSHTEEEEFLESVIDQGIMIYFKQPHSFTGEDVVEIQAHGSPIVLDMLTKECIHLGARLARPGEFSERAFLNDKIDLTQAEAIADLIQASSQTAARMAFKSLQGEFSSKITQLNEQIIHLRLYVEAAIDFPEEEIDFLNDGKVAQLLQNILAQLDAIRSQANQGVILREGLSVVIAGRPNAGKSTLINCLAGRDVAIVTEIAGTTRDVMREHILLDDIPLHIIDTAGLRESEDLVEKEGIKRAWQELKKADCVLLVVDINDLEHHYDLTQEIRTALPEEVPIITLFNKIDTLGRCAQVQNHSVYLCAKSGEGIDALKQLIKQVVGYQPNEGQFLARRRHLQALDKAKNILLMGQQQLAEHRAGELLAEDLRLAHQTLCEITGEFSSDDLLGRIFSSFCIGK